CTAATCGGATGCCATAGCGTCTTGATGCCAAACCAGAGGGTAAAAATGAGGGCAAGGACAAGTCCAACAACGATCGCTGTACCCAATTGTGTATGTTGATACATCAATCGTTCATGAAATAACGCGATAAAGCATCATCGGGAATAAACTTTTTGGCAAGGTGGTAAGGTTGTTTTTTTAGTTAGATAATCGTGAATTTCATTGACATTAAAATGACAAATATCTTTAGCCACTTCCGTAATAGTAATCTTGGCAAACAAATTGTCAGCCATTGCTTCTCGCATCAAACCTAAAATTTGCGGTTCTGCCACTAAAATTAGGTGGTTAACCTCAAAAGATTTAATAAGATTTAACATTGCGTTGCTAATCTTATTCGCAAATTTTTTTTCAAATTCAATCTTATGGTTTTGGCGATGGTCATCATAGCTATGCGCTTGACCATTTGTTCCTCGGTTGCGTCCCGTTTTTGTATTTGCCCAAAGTTCTTGACCCTGGAGTTCTTTAGTGGAGTCTGATAGGGATTCCTGTTCAATCAACTTCGGACTCGATTCATATTCTAATATTTCTGCTGAATCTAAGGTAAAGAAACGCGCTTGAGTTCCATTGATAACTGCAACGGCAAATTTAGCCATAATTTACACCTTGCAAATACTCTCTATATCTTTATTATATAGGGAAAAGTATTCTCAAACACATCATATAATTTTACAATTCTTCAAACAATCTGATTTCATTTATTACTTGCAGTTAAAAAATATAGTTATTTTTTTTGCTCTATTTAAAATTAATTCTCTCCTGCTACAATTTTCCACTCTAAAATAATCACTCCCGGTACAGTTAGGTTGATAGTTTCATCATTAGTTTCTGGAATTTTTAGTAGGACATCATCTTCCTGAGAAAGCTGAGAAATAATTTGCGTTACATTGTATTGCCCAACATTCGGGGCAGGAGATTCTTCTGCAAATAAATCTTCGGCTTGCCAAGCTTGCAACCGATTTTCAATCACTAATGGTTGCGGATGGGCGATTTCAACTTTTCCGGGAAACCCCACTAATCTCAATTTGATATCACTTGCACTTTCTTCTTTTTCTCGTTTAAAGAGCACAACTTGCCAAGATTCTTGCTGAGTGTCTTGCAACTGATGGCGAGATTGATAGAGAATTTGTCCATCTGCTTCTTCGGTTTTGCGAATGGAAGCTGCTGCGTGACTGGGAAAGAAAAACAGAATGGCAAGGACAACAGTTAAGGTGAGAAGAAAGAGTTGTTTCCAGCTAGGGAGAAGTTTGATCATTTGTTTTTTTGTCATTAGTCATTTATTATTAGCAACTCGATTAGTCAACGTATTGTAAAGCCGCTTGGATTTGTTGTTGCACTTGCGGAAGCAAAACGCGATACATTCCTCGTAAGTCTCCTACTTCAAAATCATAAGCTTTATCTTCGGGGTAACGCTCTTGAACAAAATCAGGGCGTTCCGCTTTTGCACCATGACATTTTAAGCAAGTTGCTTCGACATTAATGCGTCGATAATAAAAGGTTTCTTCTGGTGTTGTTTCCCAAAACCCAGATAAGTCAGGGTTATTGGCAAATTTTTCAAGGGCGACGGCTTCTCGGGTGGTGGGTTCGTGAGCGGGATTCCGATATTTTTCCGCCACTTGTTTAACATCCCAAGGTTTTTCTTGACTGAGTTGTTTCGCTCGCATTCCCACCGGTTTACACACTTCCTTGAAGGTTTGTAGGGTTGGTTTTTCATCCGTTCCTTCTAAGGTGGAAGCGAGACTGGATCGCATGGCATCCAAGGATTCGATTTCCTGTACAGCATCGGCTAACTGTTCCGCCTGAGGTTGTGCATAAGCGGGTTTAAGGGGAAGCAAAATGAGGCTAAAGGCTAATAACAAAGAAAGGATGAGTTGGGAGAGAAATTTAATCATTTTTAACTTATTGGTTATATTCGACAAAACTGAATATTTTCATATTAGGACATAGGGGACAGCAAAAAAACATCAGAGCGTGAGGATGACGTTTTCTAACTTCCTATACAGTCGGGTTGCGGGCGAATTACAAAGTTGCTGGTATAAAACGTTTGGGATCTTCTCGATAGAATGGAAGCACACCTTACACTCTGGAAGAGGTATGCCACAGTAATTATGAGTACCTTACAAGAGGCTAAACAAGTTGTTACTCAATTAACACCAGAAGAACTAGCTGCTTTTAGAACTTGGTTTGCGGAGTTTGATGCAGAACAATGGGATCGTCAATTGGAAGAAGATGTTGCTGCGGGGAAGCTGGATCACCTTGCGGAAAAAGCATTAAAGCATCTGCGAAAAGGAGATTGTACTGATCTGTGAACCATCGGGCAACTCCTGATTTCTGGTATTACCATATAAGGTCAGGAAGAGAGTTAGGAAATCAGTGTTGCTAGTAGTACATCTAGGCTGGAAAAAGTTGCAACAAACAACAGAATAATTGCTGACCGAAAGAGTTGTTTAGTCTTTTGATCTCTGACTTTGACTAAGCTCTTAATATCTCGTGAGTATTTGTCAATAAAAAATAGTTTGTACTCATCTTCTGATAAAGATAGTTCTGAGAATTTTTGAGCTTGCTCTGATGGGGAGATAATCTCACTATTGTCTTCCTTCGGAAGGAAGGCTAAAAGACTAATGAGAGCTGAAACAACGACTAGAATTAGACTTAGCCCTTTCAAAAGAGTACAGCCATAACAGGGAAGACAATCATTGGAAAGAGAGCAGTTTACCTGAAATGTCTGATCAGGCAAATCACCAATAAACTTAATTAAAACTACATCAAAGCCTGTTATTGCGCTAAGTTTTGTATTGAGATTGTCAATGCTATTATTCAAATTTTTAACAGACTCCTGCCCGTCCTCAAAAACGAGGGTTATAATGGACGAATAGTTAGGTGATTGCGGATTATTAGCCATGTCTAGTCACAGAAAATTAGACTCTTCTCAAGAGGAAACATCAACTGATCAAGAGGGTAAATTACCTAAAACACCAAAGATTTATTTCAAAGAAACCTATCAATCTAGGTATGATAGTATCAAGGCGACATACTTTGATATCAAGTTAAAGTCATCCAGGGAAATTATTAAGAAAGTTAAATGCTCTACGTTTGAAATTATAGATCAATTTCATGCTCACGCACAGATCACGCAGTATAAGCTGAATGAGCATAATATAAGAGCAGATGAGTGTGAGAGCTTCATAGACGAAATGGGAACCGAGTGGGAGGTGATTGATTTTGGAGAACCTCGACCACTGGAAAGTTCATCTGGCGTAATGATTCCATCTGACTATGCTACTGACAGAAGGCTATTGCATGTGAAGTTTATGCTAGAGCGTAAATCTTTAGTCTCTGAGTGATTGTCTGAAGACTAAGTTACGATTAGAGCCCATCAAAGCAAAACGTGATCGCGCTCACTTTTTGGTAACGATCGCGCCATCTTTGACTTCGGAAGACGGATTTAAGATAATGGAGTCTCCTGCTTCGAGTCCCGAATGAATTTGAATTCGATTCCCTTGCTGAGTACCAAGTGTCACTGTTGTAAATTGGGCTTGATCATTGACAACGCGATAAACCCCCGTAATCCCAAAGCGTTCAATGACTGCGGATGCAGGAATGGTTAATGTTCCTTCTTCGCGGGTGGAAAGGCTAATGCGACCAAACATCCCTGGAATAACTTGTTTATCTTCATCCAGAACAATTTTCACCATAAAGTTACGGGATTTGGGATCGGCACTGGGAACAATTTGTTTAATTTCACCGCCCACTTCTCGCGCGATCGCGTCAATTTTAACGCCAATTCTTTCGCCAACGGAAACTTGTCCGAGGAGTGATTCGGGAACCGGCACCTTAAATTCAAGGTTGTCCACTGTTTCTACCGTGACAATCGGTTGTCCAAATCCAGCCATTGCCCCTGCCATTGCGCCTTCATGGGCTTGTTTTTTAGTAATCACCCCATCAAAGGGTGCTCTCAGGTTACCATAGTCGAGATTGGCACTACTTTGGTCTAAATTGGCTTTGGCTTGAGCAACCCCGGCTTGCGCTTGTTCAATACTACTTTGCGCTTGATCCATCTGCGATCGCGCTTGTTCGACTCGGCTTCTGGCTTGTTGGATATTGGCTTTAATTTGCTCCATTCGCGCTTCACTGCTTGCTAAGCGGGCATTGGCTTCATCGAGACGGGATTTACTCACTGCGCCATTTTCGTAAAGCATTTTCATCCGTTGTTGGTGCAGTTGAGCATCTTTTAATTCGGCTTGTTCTTCTCGCAATTCCCCTCGGGCTTCTTGTACGGCTGCTTGGGCTTGGTTTTCTTGCGATTGCGCCGTCAGATAAGCCGATCGCGCAGAATTAACCGCCGATTGCGCTTGTGACAAACTGGCTTGGGCTTGATTGGTTTGGGCTTGGATATCACGGACATCAATTTTGGCAATCAGGTCGCCTTTGGCCACGCGATCGCCTGCTTCCACTAAAATTTGTTCAATGATGCCATTGACGCGAGTCGTGAGAGTTGCTGATTTTTGCGCGGTAACTGTTCCTGTCATTACGCGATCGCGCCGAGTGGTTTCATAACCAACTGTTGTCGTGTCCACAGCAACTTCTTCTACTGTTTCCGTTTCTTCAGTAGTTTGGGAAGCAACAAAATTGGGTTTAACAACCGCATTTAACCCCCAAATCCCTCCCCCGGCGAGGAGAATCATTAAACTGGTTATTCCGAGTAGGCGTTTTTTGTGTGCGAGTTGATTGATTAATAGTGTATTGGTCATCTTGATCCCTCTCTTCTCTCCTTGCAAACTAAGCGCGATCGCATAATTTCAATAACTCTTGGTCAATCACGCGGTAGTAACGACAAGTCCCCACCCGCCGACAAGCGACCACCCCTGCAGCCCTTAATAACTGCAATTGTTTGGATACATTCGCTTGTTGTAGCCCAGTGCGTTCGCAAATGTCGCTGACTTTGCGTTCTTCACCGCAAATGACTTCTAAAATTCGTAATCGGGTGGGTTCGCTCAATAACTTGAAGCGACTGGCTAAAAATTCATAGCGATCCACCATCGCAATGTCACTCATACTTATCCTTTTACACTCGTTAAATTGGTTTGCGTTGCCTTTGTTTCCGAAATAGGGGTGACCAATGATAATCGCAATAAAGATAGTCCTAATTTTTCAAACCAAGGCACAGCCGTTCCCCAACGCATTTTTGCCAAGAAATACCATTCAAAAGCATTTTTCACCCAATTCACCCAAACTCCTCGCAAGGCAGTCGCATGACGACGATGTCCCACACTGGGATCGGGGACAACGGGTGCAGCAATAAAGATAATGCCGGTATCGCCAAAATCTGCCATACAAATGGCTTCTAAGCTAGGTTTCACCGGACGCGCTTTGATTTCTCCCAATTCCCTTGCGATATTGTGTGCTACCGCCATTGCCATGGATTCCGTCATTTGACCCGTTTTCGGCGCACCAAGGGGAACTTCCGTTTTTTCCGGCGGTGCTAATTGAGTAATCACCCCTGCACTGTAAATGGAGGGATAGTCAGGATGTTGATAAGTATCCAGAACGGGTAAAAAGCCTTTCTCATCAGTTAAGTCAGGAACCTCTTTTAAGAACTGTGCCCCCCGGAATGGCGGTAAAAACATGGAATAGTTAAATGGAAACTCCCGACCATCGGTTAATTTGACATGATCTTCTTTAATTTCAGCAATTTCAGCATTTTCGACCCAATCAATATTGCGCTGCTGCATCAGTTCGGTGACTAATTTGCCTGAGTTTGCCATCCCCCCAATTCCCAAATGTCCTAAGTAAGGTTCAGGGCTGATAAAGGTAATCGGGACTTGATCGCGCTTGCCTTCTTGGCGCAAAGCATAATCCGCTAATAGGGCAAATTCATAGGCAGGTCCCATACAACTTGCCCCCGGAACCGCCCCCACTAGCAAGGGACCCGGATTGTCTAAAAACTCATCCCAGGCTTCTCGTGCCATTTCCGCATGATGGGCATTACACACGGATTGCGTATACCCGTCTTCTGGACCTAATCCGGGCATCAAATGATACGCCAAAGATGCACCCGTTGCAATCACCAGATAATCATAATCAAAGGTGATGTCTTCACCGACACTCACTCGTTTTTGGTCGGGGTCAAGACCGGTCACCCTCCCATGTTGCCAGCGAATCCCTTGTCTTGCGAGCAAGGGGGCTAAGGGAAGTTGAACATCTTCTAACTGTCTCATCTTAAAGGCAACCCAGGGTAAAGAGGGAATGAAGGTAAACGTCGGCTCATCGGAAATGAGCGTGATTTCGTGGTTGCCGTGCAATAAATGTTTAAGTTCGTAAGCTACAGAAAGCCCGCCAAATCCTGCCCCAACAATTACAATATGTGCCATATCTTATAAATCCTGATTTTATACTACTATTTAATCATATATTCATAATAACATAAATAGAATTTTGCTTCAAGGGTTGACTAAATTACTAATTAGTCATATATTTGTAAATGAAGTGAAACAAACAACGGAGGATCGATACTGATGTCTCATAACGTTGGTTTCCTAGACCGAATTCTACGCTTAGGCTTAGCCGGAGTCTTATTATTTCTGGGAATGAGCACTTATAGCGGAACGACAACCGGCATTATTTTAAGCGTTGCAGCAGCCGTTCCTGCCCTAACGGCACTTGTTGGCACTTGTCCGATTTACAGCATTTTCGGCTTCAAGACCTGTCGGACACAATAAATCCCTTTGTTTGTTCTTTAGGAGAGAAAATTATATGGTTACAGCATCGGCACAACCAACCGTGCGACAAATTTCACC
Above is a genomic segment from Cyanobacteria bacterium GSL.Bin1 containing:
- a CDS encoding metalloregulator ArsR/SmtB family transcription factor, whose product is MSDIAMVDRYEFLASRFKLLSEPTRLRILEVICGEERKVSDICERTGLQQANVSKQLQLLRAAGVVACRRVGTCRYYRVIDQELLKLCDRA
- a CDS encoding host attachment protein, with amino-acid sequence MAKFAVAVINGTQARFFTLDSAEILEYESSPKLIEQESLSDSTKELQGQELWANTKTGRNRGTNGQAHSYDDHRQNHKIEFEKKFANKISNAMLNLIKSFEVNHLILVAEPQILGLMREAMADNLFAKITITEVAKDICHFNVNEIHDYLTKKTTLPPCQKVYSR
- a CDS encoding DUF3365 domain-containing protein, producing MIKFLSQLILSLLLAFSLILLPLKPAYAQPQAEQLADAVQEIESLDAMRSSLASTLEGTDEKPTLQTFKEVCKPVGMRAKQLSQEKPWDVKQVAEKYRNPAHEPTTREAVALEKFANNPDLSGFWETTPEETFYYRRINVEATCLKCHGAKAERPDFVQERYPEDKAYDFEVGDLRGMYRVLLPQVQQQIQAALQYVD
- a CDS encoding DUF3122 domain-containing protein, which gives rise to MIKLLPSWKQLFLLTLTVVLAILFFFPSHAAASIRKTEEADGQILYQSRHQLQDTQQESWQVVLFKREKEESASDIKLRLVGFPGKVEIAHPQPLVIENRLQAWQAEDLFAEESPAPNVGQYNVTQIISQLSQEDDVLLKIPETNDETINLTVPGVIILEWKIVAGEN
- a CDS encoding DUF2892 domain-containing protein gives rise to the protein MSHNVGFLDRILRLGLAGVLLFLGMSTYSGTTTGIILSVAAAVPALTALVGTCPIYSIFGFKTCRTQ
- a CDS encoding efflux RND transporter periplasmic adaptor subunit, which gives rise to MTNTLLINQLAHKKRLLGITSLMILLAGGGIWGLNAVVKPNFVASQTTEETETVEEVAVDTTTVGYETTRRDRVMTGTVTAQKSATLTTRVNGIIEQILVEAGDRVAKGDLIAKIDVRDIQAQTNQAQASLSQAQSAVNSARSAYLTAQSQENQAQAAVQEARGELREEQAELKDAQLHQQRMKMLYENGAVSKSRLDEANARLASSEARMEQIKANIQQARSRVEQARSQMDQAQSSIEQAQAGVAQAKANLDQSSANLDYGNLRAPFDGVITKKQAHEGAMAGAMAGFGQPIVTVETVDNLEFKVPVPESLLGQVSVGERIGVKIDAIAREVGGEIKQIVPSADPKSRNFMVKIVLDEDKQVIPGMFGRISLSTREEGTLTIPASAVIERFGITGVYRVVNDQAQFTTVTLGTQQGNRIQIHSGLEAGDSIILNPSSEVKDGAIVTKK
- a CDS encoding FAD-dependent oxidoreductase: MAHIVIVGAGFGGLSVAYELKHLLHGNHEITLISDEPTFTFIPSLPWVAFKMRQLEDVQLPLAPLLARQGIRWQHGRVTGLDPDQKRVSVGEDITFDYDYLVIATGASLAYHLMPGLGPEDGYTQSVCNAHHAEMAREAWDEFLDNPGPLLVGAVPGASCMGPAYEFALLADYALRQEGKRDQVPITFISPEPYLGHLGIGGMANSGKLVTELMQQRNIDWVENAEIAEIKEDHVKLTDGREFPFNYSMFLPPFRGAQFLKEVPDLTDEKGFLPVLDTYQHPDYPSIYSAGVITQLAPPEKTEVPLGAPKTGQMTESMAMAVAHNIARELGEIKARPVKPSLEAICMADFGDTGIIFIAAPVVPDPSVGHRRHATALRGVWVNWVKNAFEWYFLAKMRWGTAVPWFEKLGLSLLRLSLVTPISETKATQTNLTSVKG